The Gadus macrocephalus chromosome 13, ASM3116895v1 genome includes a window with the following:
- the si:ch211-161c3.5 gene encoding uncharacterized protein C3orf18 homolog isoform X2, translating into MASATTKATAGFLSTHATSSANPSVLATTHDQGDVTSRTTSMTMVSLSTNETTALNATGLPGPLVEGAGMGMVLLPFGIITVIALAVVVMLYIRKRKRLEKLRHQLMPMYNFDPAEEQDDLLEQELLDQGRDGGLGPNSKF; encoded by the exons atggctTCGGCGACCACCAAGGCGACCGCCGGTTTTCTCTCCACGCACGCCACGTCTTCCGCAAACCCGTCTGTCCTCGCGACCACGCACGACCAGGGCGACGTCACCTCCAGGACAACCTCGATGACCATGGTGTCCCTTTCGACCAATGAGACGACGGCCCTCAACGCCACGGGGCTCCCGGGGCCGCTGGTGGAGGGCGCCGGGATGGGGATGGTGCTGCTGCCCTTCGGAATCATCACTGTGATCGCGCTGGCGGTGGTCGTC ATGCTGTACATTCGGAAGCGGAAGCG GCTGGAGAAGCTGAGGCACCAGCTCATGCCCATGTATAACTTTGACCCAGCCGAGGAGCAGGACGACCTGCTGGAGCAAGAGCTACTGGACCAGGGCCGTGACGGAGGCCTGGGCCCCAACAGCAAG TTTTAA
- the si:ch211-161c3.5 gene encoding uncharacterized protein C3orf18 homolog isoform X1 — MASATTKATAGFLSTHATSSANPSVLATTHDQGDVTSRTTSMTMVSLSTNETTALNATGLPGPLVEGAGMGMVLLPFGIITVIALAVVVMLYIRKRKRLEKLRHQLMPMYNFDPAEEQDDLLEQELLDQGRDGGLGPNSKTLTTSHGSSQRPSRLVFTDVAHALNA, encoded by the exons atggctTCGGCGACCACCAAGGCGACCGCCGGTTTTCTCTCCACGCACGCCACGTCTTCCGCAAACCCGTCTGTCCTCGCGACCACGCACGACCAGGGCGACGTCACCTCCAGGACAACCTCGATGACCATGGTGTCCCTTTCGACCAATGAGACGACGGCCCTCAACGCCACGGGGCTCCCGGGGCCGCTGGTGGAGGGCGCCGGGATGGGGATGGTGCTGCTGCCCTTCGGAATCATCACTGTGATCGCGCTGGCGGTGGTCGTC ATGCTGTACATTCGGAAGCGGAAGCG GCTGGAGAAGCTGAGGCACCAGCTCATGCCCATGTATAACTTTGACCCAGCCGAGGAGCAGGACGACCTGCTGGAGCAAGAGCTACTGGACCAGGGCCGTGACGGAGGCCTGGGCCCCAACAGCAAG ACCCTCACCACCTCCCACGGCTCCTCCCAGAGGCCCAGTCGACTGGTGTTCACAGACGTGGCCCATGCCCTGAACGCGTGA